The following proteins come from a genomic window of Lycium ferocissimum isolate CSIRO_LF1 chromosome 4, AGI_CSIRO_Lferr_CH_V1, whole genome shotgun sequence:
- the LOC132053831 gene encoding premnaspirodiene oxygenase-like, with protein METYSGLFNIISLLLFFSSLVIILVRRNKRQTRLPPGPWRLPLIGSLHRLTGALPHHSLRNLAQRYGPLMYLQLGQVPMVVISSPAIAKQVLKTHDLAFANRPESTSTTIIFYNNKDLAFSPYGNYWRQMRKTSMVQLFSAKMVKTFSAIRKDELSSLLSSIRNSMSMTGTSTVINITEKIIWFTSSIICRSVFGLISEDQDEFIANLKEVLLLSGGFDVADLFASWKLLHKMSSAKSKLVNAHGKVDAFIEDILKKHTKNGNKGNGEFGDEHLVDVLLGIKENSAQLQCPIINDDVKAVLFGIIAGGADTSSTIIIWMLSELMKNPNNMAKAQREVRQVFQGMKNYDEGDLEKLTYLKLVIKETLRLYPSIPLVPRECREQIDIDGYTIPHKTNPQRFWDDLKHTGD; from the exons ATGGAGACTTACTCTGGTCTTTTTAACATAATTTCTTTGCTTCTCTTCTTCTCCTCCCTCGTTATAATTCTAGTTAGGAGAAACAAAAGGCAAACAAGGTTGCCTCCAGGTCCATGGAGACTTCCCCTTATTGGAAGCTTGCATCGCTTGACCGGAGCACTTCCACATCACAGTCTTAGAAATTTAGCACAAAGGTATGGGCCTCTTATGTACTTGCAACTTGGGCAAGTTCCTATGGTGGTCATATCATCACCTGCAATTGCAAAGCAAGTTCTAAAAACTCATGATCTCGCCTTTGCTAATAGGCCAGAATCGACATCCACAACCATCATATTTTACAATAATAAGGACCTTGCATTTAGTCCATATGGTAATTACTGGAGACAAATGCGCAAAACTTCCATGGTACAGCTTTTTAGTGCAAAGATGGTCAAGACCTTTAGTGCAATTCGAAAAGATGAGCTTTCAAGTCTTCTTTCATCAATTCGTAATTCTATGTCCATGACCGGTACTTCTACAGTAATCAACATAACAGAAAAAATCATTTGGTTTACCAGTTCAATCATTTGTAGATCTGTGTTCGGTCTAATATCCGAAGATCAAGACGAGTTTATAGCAAATTTAAAGGAAGTACTCTTGTTATCAGGAGGATTTGATGTGGCTGATTTATTCGCTTCTTGGAAGTTACTTCATAAAATGAGTAGTGCGAAATCTAAATTGGTAAATGCACATGGGAAGGTTGATGCATTTATTGAGGACATCCTCAAGAAGcatactaaaaatggaaataagGGAAATGGTGAGTTTGGAGATGAACATTTGGTTGATGTTTTACTTGGAATTAAGGAGAACAGCGCCCAACTTCAATGTCCAATCATAAATGACGACGTAAAAGCAGTGCTCTTT GGCATCATTGCTGGTGGAGCTGATACCTCGTCGACAATCATTATTTGGATGTTGTCAGAACTGATGaagaatccaaataatatgGCCAAGGCTCAACGTGAAGTGAGACAAGTCTTTCAAGGAATGAAAAATTATGATGAAGGAGATCTTGAAAAATTAACATACCTAAAGTTGGTGATTAAGGAAACATTACGACTATATCCTTCCATTCCTCTAGTACCTAGGGAATGTAGGGAGCAAATAGATATTGATGGATACACTATACCTCATAAAACTAATCCCCAGAGATTTTGGGATGATCTGAAACATACCGGAGATTAA